From a region of the Hippopotamus amphibius kiboko isolate mHipAmp2 chromosome 3, mHipAmp2.hap2, whole genome shotgun sequence genome:
- the FGF4 gene encoding fibroblast growth factor 4, with the protein MAGPGAAAAALLPAVLLAVLAPWAGRGGAAAPTAPNGTLEAELERRWESLVARSLARLPVAAQPKEAAVQSGAGDYLLGIKRLRRLYCNVGIGFHLQVLPDGRIGGVHADTSDSLLELSPVERGVVSIFGVASRFFVAMSSRGKLYGSPFFTDECKFKETLLPNNYNAYECYRYPGLFIALSKNGKTKKGNRVSPTMKVTHFLPRL; encoded by the exons ATGGCGGGGCCCGGGGCGGCCGCGGCAGCGCTGCTCCCAGCGGTGCTGCTGGCCGTGCTGGCGCCCTGGGCCGGCCGAGGGGGCGCCGCGGCGCCCACCGCACCCAACGGCACGCTGGAGGCCGAGCTGGAGCGCCGCTGGGAGAGCCTGGTGGCGCGCTCGCTGGCGCGCCTGCCGGTGGCCGCGCAGCCCAAGGAGGCTGCCGTCCAGAGCGGCGCCGGCGACTACCTGCTGGGCATCAAGCGGCTGCGGAGGCTCTACTGCAACGTGGGCATCGGCTTCCACCTCCAGGTGCTCCCCGACGGCCGTATCGGCGGCGTGCACGCGGACACGAGCGACA gcctgcTGGAGCTCTCGCCGGTGGAGCGGGGAGTGGTGAGCATCTTCGGCGTGGCCAGCCGGTTCTTCGTGGCCATGAGCAGCAGGGGCAAGCTCTACGGCTCG CCTTTCTTCACCGATGAGTGCAAGTTCAAAGAGACACTCCTCCCTAACAACTACAACGCCTACGAGTGCTACAGGTACCCCGGCTTGTTCATCGCTCTGAGTAAGAACGGGAAGACCAAGAAGGGAAACCGGGTGTCACCCACCATGAAGGTCACCCACTTCCTCCCCAGGCTTTGA